The region ATTTACAAATTCACAACACTTATCAAGTGTCATAAAAAAGCAAGTGATATTAATGGTTTCCAATGCAAAGGGGGTTACAATATATAAAAACTGTCAAGCAATTTCTAACAAGATTGAAGAGCAATCTTGCACATTTTGATATGTGCAATGTACTCATggtttatatacacacaaatagatTTGCCATGTACAAACCTTGTCAACGCATTTATACAATTGGAAAGGTAAGAAATGCTTTGCTTTATTTAGAATGGAGACAGTCCAGCTTCTGTTGTATCAATGTCATGCTCCTACAGGAGAGAAATTAAGTTGAGAAAAATGCCCTGTGTTAATTTCCCTGGATTAACATTCATGCTCCATTACTGGTCTCTAAACAATATTGTGTTCTGCCTTCAACATTTAATTACTTTAGCAAAACTGCAAATGAAGCCTCATCGTGCCATCTGCTAAGTCGACATTGACAGCAGAAAATCTGTGACAAGCaaaactaaatgcatttaaatccCAATTTATTATACATGTCATCTTGTCACTTGATGGTACTGATAGGTTTACTTAtggttaaatttatttttaccatcaAATAAACTTGTCTTACCTGATTGAGTTTCTTGAACTCCACAACCTGGAAGAAGATGTGCTCCAGGATGTGTTTGGCATTTCTCTGCTCCTTGTCTAGTTTCCCAGTTACGCCCAAGATGTCCCCGCACTTCCTCACATAAAACTCCAAATCATCGTCAGTGCCTGATTGGACATTGTGGGAGAGCAGTCACCACTTGTGTGAAAGGGTTGATGGTGATATGGAAAGCCTATGTTTGTTCCATAGACTGGACTTACATTTAACTTATTACAGCACTCTAGGCTCTTAACATAGTTGTCCTCTCTCTGACACTCCAGGTGATTATAAGTAACATCACTATTAGTGTGGACTCACATTTGTTGGAAAGCTGTGCCAGCCTCACTTTCTCAGAAGAGAAGGTCTCATCAAGGTCGAAAAGGTCAAgtgtgggagggggcaggtCCCTGAAGGCAGGTTGAAAGACCTGGTCACAGTAAACAAGAGAACACATGGTCACACATCATACATCACAACACGAGGATGACACCTCTTTGAACTCAGCTGAGGGCTAACTGGACCAACGTGTGTGTACTGTGGCTTGTGTCAATATAACCAAGAATATTCTTAAAATAACCACGTGTAACACTGAGTGGTCGCATGGAAGTGATCAGTCGCTTCACCTATAAACAGTGAGCTATGTAAACGCGAGCTATGCATGTCAAATGGGGAGGTGCGCTACTCACTGCAGGCTGCAATGTAGGTAGTGGTGTCTCAAACTGAGGCTGGATCAGCTGCAGTGGCTCATGCTTGACATTCAGCTGCTTGTAAGAGCTGCACGAGAGAGGCAGAAGGACACCTTTCTTACTTGCTTAACGATGGATAAGGGGATATCACGTTCAGTTACAATGGTAACCTACAGCGTACAGTGTCCGGTCAAAGGGACAGTGAAGGCATGCACCTGATGACTTGAGGCAATGAGTCGGTGGACAGCTTGAGCAGCGACGTATCAAAAAGAGAGGTAAAGTCTCGCGGGTTCTCATCCCTCTCCTGCAAACACACTCGGAGCCGGTCAGAGAGGCAACCCGTATCTGGTAGCATGGTGTAGTCTGTGATCTGCAGAGAACAAGGATTGCATCGTCACCATCGAGGTATCCTCCCTGACCTTGTACTCTGAAGAGAAGCTCCGCAGTATGTGTGGAAACAAGAGCAACTATAAAAGACCAAACACCCAGCTCCTTACCTCAGGGTCCTCTGCATCTATTTGGTTCAGGTGAATATTATCCGTCGTAAGCCACTGAAAGACGACATcctgcaggcacagacagaTGAGTTGAGATGACAGACATGCTAAGTATGGGCAACATTTTACCCAGCTTAATAACATAAACACTGCCACAAGGCAGTAGTTACACGGTTGCCACAACATCACAGCAAACCCTCAGGACACATTAACTGGTATGGCTGGAAATGCTCACCATTATTTTGCTGTTCTCTTCTTTGTCCAGATACTGGTCACTGAACATGTGGCAAGAACCCAGCACTGCCAGGCGCCCCCCCTCCTGCAGCACAACAGACACAAGGTTCTGAGCACAGGCAGTAACATCACATGACAAAGCATGGGCATATTTTAACTGGCAGTAGGAAAGCTGAAGGTAGAGGCAAGACACTGCGGCGTACAATGGgtacaaagtaaaaaaagagaggaagacaaGGGCGTGGCGCCCTTCTCACCTTGACCTGATAGAAGGCAAGGACGGGTCGGTTGAGAGGGAAACACACAGAGCCGGTGGACAGTACAGCCACTGCAGGCTTGATCACGCTCAGGGTTGCTCCATACGGGTACACAAAGGTCAAAGCCCTGAGCAAACACAAGGAGTGGAAAAGGTAGCAGACATTCATtaaaaccatacacacacacacacgcacacacacacacagcctaaaTTAAAAAGAGAACGTTGGTCTTAATCAAGCAacgtcaaaataaaaataataaacaaactcTTAAGGGTAAAATCCTAACCCCATGCAAAATACAAGGTTGAAATGCTTGTCTGTTCTGTTTACTGTTTCATGCAACTCAGCTCTTCTCTTTTCATTGGCAAATAATCTGAAGCTTGTTGATTGttcaaaaaattcaaacatacacactcgACTTGAAGGAAACTAATGTGACAGACACTTACTGTGCATTGTTCCCAGCACTTTCATCATCAATGACTCCCGTTACCACTTTGCCCGCAGCACGGCTGATCTCTCTGTATGGTAAACAATAAACTTGTTAAAAAGCTGTAATTGCAGAACACTTCAATGGCTGCAGTGCTGTCATTATGCACTTTCACTTTCATCATGCTGAatgctcaataaataaatatatataaataaaacatgcacacaagcataaTGGATCAGTTCTTTcaaatatacataaacataaTCCTTGATTAGTTCAGTTTCTTATCACACAATGTTGGATGGTATGGAGACGATCCAAGAATTGTTCAGGATGAGAAGAAATGACTGAAGAACTGACCTGTTTAACACACCATTGGAAACTAATGCTTCTTTTGGATGGAAATATTTGTAGTAAACATTCCTCACCACAGCATCTGTTGGACAAGGTTGAAAATACTAAACACTGGGTCTGAGCACACTCACAATAACCTGGCATGGCAGTGCTCACCCACACCAGCAGCCGGAAGCAGAGTTCTGCCAAGCCAGAAAATACACAGGCAATAGTGGAGGAACTTACCACTGTTAACCATGATGCCAAACTCCTCAAGAAGGAAGTTGATGTTGGTGTCGTACTTCATCTCCCCTCCCTCACCGAGCATCACCAGGATAGCTCCTCCTCCATCAAGGTACTGCTTCAACACTTCCAGCTTAACCACACAGTCAGACCACAAAGGGGAGACCAGTGTTGGTGTCCATACACATAAACCAGGACACATGAGTTCCATTATTGATTGCAAATCATGTTTCTTGTGGAGTTCCAGTTGAATGTTGTTGTATTAAAGTATTATCAGAGGGCCTTAAAACTCATAGTACACTGCAGTTGGTCGGGCTCttcagggctctacagtgctcccattttaggagcatttgctcccgaaaattgatgtgtggctaactggaaaaatgatttaggagcacatctactaattgggatgcattagtgtgctgctaaatttttcaacttggGAGCCCCTGTGCCCCTTGGATAAACTGTTTGCGAAGAGCCCTGCACTTCATACGCACACAATGTGCTCACCTCAGCAGCCGTGAATTTTTCTCTGGGCCCAGCGGTGATCCACAGTTTTACACCATTAAGCTTCTCCACGGAAAGCTCATCTTTAacgctgtgacacacacacacacacacacacgcacacacacaaaagtaaatCAGCAACTTGCCATCATTAGAACCTATCGATCCGATACCGATTGAACCTATTTAACGTTTGCTAGCCATTTAAAGTTATCGGTTTAGCTAAGCGAACAATACCCAACGTACCTCTGAATCTTCCACTGCGCCCTTAGTCTCTTCTGAAACGATTTATAGCCATTATTGGCCGTGAACAGCTCCTTCTTGGAGGCGTTGATAGCTACGATGTTGCGCTGTTCTTTCTCCATACCTTAATCATCAACAGTTCTGCAATGATATCAGTGGCAATCAAAAATCAGACAGCAACTAACGTTATCTAGGGATACTGACCTATTGTAAAACTTCAACATTATAGCCATAATTGAAAGACGGGGCAAATATCGCAAATCCCATAgaataaagaaacaaagaaatctGCTTCTACTCTTAATAGTTAGCATTAACTAGCTTAACTATAACAATATCAAGCAATGGTACTGTTATCGTAGCTAACGTTTAAATATATAACTAGTCAGTTACGCGTAATATTCTGCTAACATTTTAACAGTACCATAGACTATCTCTAGTCTAGAACATTAGCCAGCTAACAATCAACTTCACATACCTGACTAGACTTTACTAAGTAAATATACAAGCAGTTACTGTTACCGTCTTAATCAAGTTATGTGAATCAGCGAACGTTGCAGCAACAACTCGGTTGGAACGAAGGCATTATTATGGATTGCTAGCCTACATAGCGAACTAgacaacataacataatttgACAACATAATCTATGATAGACCTGCTATTTAGCAAAATATGTCAACATGTTTGAGCTAGCggcagttagctagctagcaaaaagtAGAATTGAATATTTCCTTGTTGTTTATTTAGCTTGCTTGCTTTCACTGTACATGCCCAAAATAATTTCgctttgtgtgtatgcagtaaatgataaaaacatttctggtcgaataagaaaataactacattttctcattattaCCCCTTACCACCATCCTCCAAATCCTTAATCCCaacggtgcattgtgggtaaaaacGGAAACCACAACGGTAACTAAGGGCACTCCCATCATAACAAATAGTAGGCTGGACTGGAGTAATTTTGGCTTTTCCTGGGCTCCACCTAAAAATTGTGATTTCCACCATATTTGTAAATTCAGATAAAGGTACAAGAGTAGTAATATGCGTTTTAGACTAGTGCAATATCGTGAGTAAAATCCAGAATGTGTATATCAGTTAAGATGCTCACTTTAAGTGCTTCCTTGGGGGTTTGGTTTGGTCTAAAATGAGGTCTTACTGATAATGTAGTCTTTGTCCTATGTTCTTCAATGGCACAGATCTCAGATTCAGTGTCAAGCATTGTTCTTGGTCACAGGCTTTGTCTCATACAAAAAAGTCTTATTTCAATCACTGtatgttgtgttttattataataaaatatagcctagtttcagaaaatgtatcaaatgCCAGGATGCTCAGAACACAATTTACATGTGTCCAACATAGAGTACATACACATGCCcaatatacagtacaaaatcaaaaacatttaacttcCTATTGTTTAGTCCCACATCAGCTGTCTCTGTTGACTTCATTCCATGTGGGAATGTCCTTGGAGAGTGTTCAGgaagtaaatgtgttttttaacaaTGATTAACTTTTAAAGCATACCTTAGTGACAAAGGAGTGCTCTAGATTTTATCAAATGAACTGTACAGCAGTTGCTATATTTCCCCAAATCcaataagtaaaaaaatatgtaccACTTGATTTAAACAAGCCTTATGGAAACAAATACACCATAATAACATGACAAATTATTGCCATAGTTATTAAACTTCATACCTCTACAAATGGTCTTAATGCCTTAGTAGTAATACTCAGAACAAAAACTGAGTCTGAAACATGTACTGCATATGTTTCTGACATTGCCTATGCCATACATGTACATTACGTATCCTATTAAGTaagttttctggaaaaaaaaaatacctcatAAATTTGAACAAAACCATGCATTCAAGAAGTATCAGCTCCTGTACACACAACATTAGATTGACAACACTTGAACTGATGAATATCAGTTAACTCCTCCATGCTTTGAGTAAGtgctaaacaaacattttaagacAGATCAACCATTCATCACTGCATGTTCAATCTCTGGCACCAAAATTTCACTTGCTCATAACTCCTTGCCAACCTCTGACAAGAATGCTTTACAGATGCACGTATAGCTTTCAAACGTAAGATCCTCTAAACTTAATCTATAATATTGAAGGCACGGTCATATTTTGGTGgtgttgtttgcattttaaagccATAATCTCCAAACTCCATATCCACAATTTCCCAGAAAGGCATCCATTAAGTGTAAAGCATATACACTTGGTGGTGTTGTTTGCATTTTGAAGTCATAATCTCCAGACTCCATATCCATAATTTCTCAAAAATGTATACATGAAGTGTAAAGCATATAATATGACTGCTAAATACTTTATTAGCTGAACAAATCAATGTAAtactttaatatgtttttttttattccatttgaaatgagAGAATAGTAAagttatgattttattttggcttATTCCACTCTTAGTCTTCCAACATTCATTAGACATAGTGCTCCTCATGTTGAAAGAAGTCGATGAAATgaaaaatccaaaacaaactgATGCTCAATTTGCTTTTACATGCTTGCAAAAGAAGGCAGTATTTCATAGCGAGATGGATCATCAAAGCTTTTTTGTCCCCAATACATCTTGAAAAGTGGGGTCAGTCTGGCCAAATGCCCAGTTTCTTATAAGAAAGACCTGAATGATGTGGGTTGTGATGGTTAGGTAGCCCCTAGAGGAAGTTGTCTTCACTTTGGACATAGGAGAAGCCCACAAAAGCACCAGAGCTGCTGCTGGCAAAGCTGGACGAGAGGTCTGGAGTGCACCCCACGGAACTGGACACTGCCTCTTGGGTGAACTCTGGGTCAATATTCTGGGTATCCGCAGGGCCTTT is a window of Anguilla anguilla isolate fAngAng1 chromosome 13, fAngAng1.pri, whole genome shotgun sequence DNA encoding:
- the ift52 gene encoding intraflagellar transport protein 52 homolog; protein product: MEKEQRNIVAINASKKELFTANNGYKSFQKRLRAQWKIQSVKDELSVEKLNGVKLWITAGPREKFTAAELEVLKQYLDGGGAILVMLGEGGEMKYDTNINFLLEEFGIMVNSDAVVRNVYYKYFHPKEALVSNGVLNREISRAAGKVVTGVIDDESAGNNAQALTFVYPYGATLSVIKPAVAVLSTGSVCFPLNRPVLAFYQVKEGGRLAVLGSCHMFSDQYLDKEENSKIMDVVFQWLTTDNIHLNQIDAEDPEITDYTMLPDTGCLSDRLRVCLQERDENPRDFTSLFDTSLLKLSTDSLPQVISSYKQLNVKHEPLQLIQPQFETPLPTLQPAVFQPAFRDLPPPTLDLFDLDETFSSEKVRLAQLSNKCTDDDLEFYVRKCGDILGVTGKLDKEQRNAKHILEHIFFQVVEFKKLNQEHDIDTTEAGLSPF